The Pedobacter roseus genome contains a region encoding:
- a CDS encoding histone H1, with protein sequence MDKFKQVQEVIASVEADVAKFYDGGNAAAGTRVRKAMQDLKVLAQDIRAEVTEKKNTAK encoded by the coding sequence ATGGACAAATTCAAACAAGTACAGGAAGTTATCGCTTCAGTTGAAGCTGATGTAGCAAAATTTTATGATGGTGGTAATGCTGCAGCAGGTACACGTGTACGTAAAGCAATGCAAGATTTAAAAGTATTGGCTCAAGATATCAGAGCTGAGGTTACTGAAAAGAAAAATACTGCAAAATAA
- a CDS encoding winged helix-turn-helix transcriptional regulator encodes MSKIKETSTNFANKQALADECPEVYAANIIGGQWSIVICSWLINGKLRFGELKKRLPNITERMLTLQLRKLEENKIITRTIYAEVPPKVEYELTQIGYELKPILKLLENWGEKHKALDGEKPAI; translated from the coding sequence ATGTCTAAAATCAAAGAAACCTCAACAAATTTTGCGAATAAGCAGGCACTGGCTGATGAATGTCCGGAAGTTTATGCGGCTAACATTATTGGCGGACAATGGTCCATCGTAATCTGTTCCTGGTTAATTAACGGAAAACTCAGGTTTGGTGAACTTAAAAAACGGCTGCCAAACATTACCGAAAGGATGTTAACGCTGCAGCTCCGTAAATTGGAAGAAAATAAAATCATTACACGCACTATATATGCAGAAGTACCGCCAAAGGTAGAATACGAACTTACGCAGATTGGTTACGAACTTAAACCCATTCTTAAACTGCTTGAAAATTGGGGAGAAAAACACAAAGCTTTAGATGGAGAAAAGCCTGCAATTTAA
- the treZ gene encoding malto-oligosyltrehalose trehalohydrolase: protein MIQIDTSRRTIGLNFLEDGSTEIRLWAPYASKVFLVIKKKLDPIEMEEEEFGYWFIQTDQIKSGDEYGFEIWNEKKKEKYTSNPSILRRADPAALFFKNGIGEYSSACNVNDFKWTDQNWKGLAQKDYIIYELHTGTFSPNGDFISIEAKLDYLLQLGITAIEIMPVAQFPGERNWGYDGVFPFAVQNSYGGPAALQHLVNACHNKGLAVILDVVYNHVGPEGNYFNDFGPYFTNKHHTPWGSAINFDDADADPVRHYFIENVLMWFRDFHIDALRLDAVHAIKDLGAQHILAEIKKYTDQLSAKTGKLHQLFVELDLNDNRYINTLTKGGYGMDGQWIDEFHHALRVAAGQEKNGYYADFNGIEHLAKSYETAYVYDGQYSPHRRKTFGIEAEGNGGEQFIVFSQNHDQTGNRMLGERTSTLLSFELLKLLAAAVFCSPYLPLIFMGEEYGEENPFQFFISHTDKQLVEAVRKGRKAEFAAFQHSEDTPDPQSETTFKHSKLNWEWLDQPKHQLLLAYYKNLISLRKSNPAFNHLNRKQVSASAIKDQNCLILVRWHEEQKLTCLMNFSDREQKLSFPNLSTAKVLLNSADVQWGGVNKAIASVSDQDQIIINPQSILIFTSEHV from the coding sequence ATGATACAAATAGATACCAGCCGACGCACAATAGGTTTAAACTTTTTAGAAGATGGTAGTACAGAAATACGACTATGGGCGCCCTATGCTTCAAAAGTATTTCTTGTGATCAAAAAAAAACTTGATCCTATAGAAATGGAGGAAGAGGAATTTGGTTACTGGTTTATCCAAACCGATCAGATAAAATCTGGTGATGAGTACGGTTTTGAGATCTGGAATGAGAAAAAGAAAGAAAAATATACTTCCAATCCATCGATACTACGAAGGGCCGATCCTGCTGCTTTATTTTTTAAAAATGGAATAGGCGAGTATTCCAGCGCCTGTAATGTAAACGATTTTAAGTGGACTGATCAAAATTGGAAGGGTTTAGCGCAAAAAGATTATATCATTTACGAACTTCATACCGGAACTTTCAGCCCAAATGGCGATTTTATATCAATCGAAGCTAAACTCGATTATTTGCTTCAATTGGGTATCACTGCTATAGAAATTATGCCTGTGGCTCAGTTTCCCGGCGAAAGGAACTGGGGTTACGATGGTGTTTTTCCTTTCGCTGTTCAAAATAGTTATGGCGGACCAGCAGCTTTACAACATTTGGTAAATGCCTGCCATAACAAAGGTCTGGCCGTTATACTGGATGTAGTTTATAACCATGTAGGGCCAGAAGGCAATTACTTTAACGATTTCGGGCCTTATTTTACCAATAAACACCATACCCCATGGGGATCTGCCATTAATTTTGATGATGCGGATGCCGACCCTGTCCGCCATTATTTTATCGAAAATGTTTTGATGTGGTTCAGGGATTTCCATATTGATGCGCTCAGGCTTGATGCCGTGCATGCGATTAAAGATCTTGGCGCACAGCATATTCTGGCAGAAATTAAAAAATATACCGATCAGCTTTCTGCTAAAACGGGCAAGCTACATCAGCTTTTTGTAGAACTCGACCTGAATGATAACCGTTATATCAATACTTTAACTAAAGGTGGCTATGGAATGGATGGACAGTGGATTGATGAATTTCATCATGCACTTCGTGTAGCTGCTGGTCAGGAGAAAAACGGTTATTATGCCGATTTTAATGGAATTGAACATCTGGCAAAATCTTATGAAACGGCTTATGTATATGATGGTCAGTATTCACCACACCGGAGAAAAACGTTTGGAATTGAAGCAGAAGGGAATGGAGGTGAACAGTTTATCGTTTTTTCACAGAACCATGATCAAACTGGTAACCGGATGTTAGGGGAAAGAACCAGCACTTTATTAAGTTTTGAGCTATTGAAACTTCTTGCTGCTGCAGTTTTTTGTAGTCCTTATTTACCGCTGATTTTTATGGGCGAGGAGTATGGTGAAGAAAATCCCTTCCAGTTTTTTATAAGCCATACCGATAAACAATTGGTAGAGGCCGTAAGGAAGGGTAGAAAAGCCGAATTTGCGGCATTCCAGCATTCAGAAGATACACCTGATCCGCAAAGTGAAACTACTTTTAAGCATTCAAAGCTCAACTGGGAATGGTTGGATCAACCCAAACACCAACTGTTATTGGCGTATTATAAAAACCTCATTTCCCTAAGGAAAAGCAATCCCGCATTTAATCATTTAAACCGTAAACAGGTAAGTGCAAGTGCCATTAAAGATCAGAACTGTCTAATCCTGGTCCGCTGGCATGAAGAGCAAAAACTTACCTGTTTAATGAACTTTTCCGATCGGGAACAAAAGCTTTCGTTCCCGAATTTATCCACGGCAAAAGTTTTGCTGAATTCTGCAGATGTGCAATGGGGAGGAGTAAACAAAGCAATCGCCTCGGTTTCCGATCAAGATCAAATTATCATCAATCCACAATCTATTTTAATTTTTACGAGCGAGCATGTATAA
- a CDS encoding MaoC family dehydratase, whose product MLVINNFEEYQSHLGKELGVSQWHTIDQEQINKFADATLDHQWIHTDPERAQNEGPFKATIAHGYLTLSLIPYLWKQIADVRNIKMEINYGIESFRFGQAVLVNNEVQLKAKLNCISNLRGITKVTIQATLVIKDQPKPAYVGDVVFLYHFI is encoded by the coding sequence ATGTTGGTGATCAACAATTTTGAAGAATATCAATCACATCTTGGTAAAGAGCTAGGTGTTTCACAGTGGCATACCATAGACCAGGAGCAGATCAATAAATTTGCAGATGCAACCTTAGATCATCAATGGATCCATACCGATCCGGAAAGAGCCCAGAACGAAGGTCCGTTTAAAGCTACCATTGCACATGGTTACCTTACTTTATCTTTAATTCCATACCTGTGGAAACAGATTGCGGACGTGCGCAACATCAAAATGGAAATTAACTACGGGATTGAAAGTTTCAGGTTTGGACAGGCGGTGCTGGTAAACAATGAAGTGCAATTAAAGGCAAAGTTAAACTGCATCAGCAATCTGCGCGGAATTACAAAAGTTACTATCCAGGCTACGCTGGTCATCAAAGATCAACCAAAACCTGCTTATGTAGGCGATGTAGTCTTTTTGTATCATTTCATTTAA
- the treY gene encoding malto-oligosyltrehalose synthase has product MYKPQSTYRIQFNQNFNFKSLDQIIPYLKNLGIETLYASPIFEALPGSSHGYDVVNPLKINPEIGTEKELFAINKKLKAAGINWLQDIVPNHMAFHPNNAWLMDVLEKGEKSKFSAFFDIDYSEKLMVPFLGENLEDAISNLAVQVAKKGQKYILSYGESNWPVNAEGLNFIQQNKLNEINKNPELLTELIGLQHYRLCNWQETDKKINYRRFFTVNSLICLNIQNSEVFKTYHQYIFQLVEKGIFQGLRIDHIDGLYDPKVYLDQLREQVGEDVYIVVEKILAGKEQMPAEWKAQGNTGYDFLAMSNNLLTNKAGEKPFNQLYQQVTGKKQDPEKLMHEKKTAILYKHMHGELDNLFNLFRSSGLMDEKRALAVGEEKIKEALGEMLIQMPVYRYYHYEFPLSPEDSSKIKDLLLPVMVHPELGEAGKFLEEVFLINPARKDNAYNQKLQAFYQRCMQFTGPLMAKGVEDTLMFTYNRFVGHSEVGDAADAFGITAEEFHQDMIQRQLSWPLSMNGSSTHDTKKGEDIRARLNVLTDIPNRWAKVVHELLQLTAALQAKTPSFKWLHQNDIYLIIQTTLGALTMPGIVEDDIHERLGQYIEKALREAKKRSDWAEPDEDYENKLKEFAQLLISDGSEGYQILTAFLAEIADFAIVNSLTQLLLKFTCPGIPDIYQGTELWDLSLVDPDNRRAVDYERSADLMADLQNSTTKSLWQERYSGKIKLWLTKTLLKVRTENHLILEEGDYVPLTVRGKYSKNIFAFARKLDQQWIVVAVPLGLASLTKNIADKAFDWLDTEIILPKNAPTSWRDLLSAQTFSKDLLNEGIQVNQLFAEIPLAIIALKHRQPERSAGILMHITSLPSSFGIGDLGTDAKNFVDFLSASKQRYWQILPLNPTKAENGHSPYSSNSAMAGNVLLISPELLIQDGLLTSKEMENAALPSNEQVDFKAVEKSKAELLNKAYQRFLKTTDPILQKLYKDFCSKEKDWLNDFAIYVAIKQHHQHLEWYHWPDEFKKNDHETVERFIKKNASEIDEIKWQQFIFYKQWAQLKQYANQNGVDIIGDLPFYVDRDSVEVWAHPELFKLDADLNPERVAGVPPDYFNEKGQLWGMPVFNWENIKADGYAWWVKRLKKNIELFDLLRLDHFRAFSSYWEIPAGDTDATNGKWVQGPGTAFFKTIENALGELPFIAEDLGEISDDVEILRNELKFPGMKVLQFSFGEDLLASPHIPHNFDSVNSIVYSGTHDNNTIKGWFIAEMNSKARERLNLYSGARVNENNVNGTILRMVYASIAKIAILPIQDILSLSEDARMNTPGSMENNWLWRLKSENLTVEVINWLKKQTEMYGRAI; this is encoded by the coding sequence ATGTATAAACCCCAATCTACCTACCGTATTCAGTTTAACCAGAATTTTAATTTTAAATCGCTTGATCAGATTATTCCTTACCTTAAAAACTTAGGGATTGAAACGTTATATGCTTCACCCATTTTTGAGGCATTGCCGGGAAGTAGCCATGGTTACGATGTGGTGAACCCTCTAAAAATTAATCCCGAAATTGGGACTGAAAAAGAATTATTTGCAATAAACAAAAAACTCAAAGCTGCCGGCATCAACTGGTTACAGGATATTGTTCCCAATCACATGGCTTTTCACCCTAACAACGCATGGCTAATGGATGTATTGGAAAAAGGTGAAAAGTCTAAATTCTCCGCATTTTTTGATATCGATTATTCGGAAAAGTTAATGGTTCCTTTTCTAGGTGAAAATCTGGAAGATGCTATTTCCAATTTAGCTGTACAGGTTGCAAAAAAAGGCCAAAAATATATTTTGAGCTATGGTGAAAGCAATTGGCCGGTTAATGCTGAAGGTTTAAATTTTATTCAACAAAATAAGCTGAATGAGATCAATAAGAATCCGGAACTTTTAACAGAACTGATCGGTTTACAACATTATCGCCTCTGTAACTGGCAGGAAACCGATAAAAAGATAAATTACAGGCGCTTTTTTACTGTAAATAGCCTTATTTGCTTAAATATTCAAAATTCTGAAGTTTTCAAAACTTACCATCAATACATCTTTCAATTGGTAGAAAAAGGAATCTTTCAGGGTTTAAGGATCGATCACATTGATGGACTTTACGATCCAAAAGTTTACCTCGATCAGTTAAGGGAACAGGTAGGTGAGGATGTTTATATCGTAGTAGAAAAGATTTTAGCAGGTAAAGAACAAATGCCGGCCGAATGGAAAGCGCAGGGAAATACCGGTTATGATTTTTTAGCGATGAGCAATAACCTGCTGACCAATAAGGCCGGAGAAAAACCTTTTAATCAACTTTATCAGCAGGTTACAGGTAAAAAACAAGATCCTGAAAAATTGATGCATGAAAAGAAAACGGCAATTCTGTATAAACACATGCATGGTGAGCTCGATAACCTTTTCAATTTGTTTAGGAGTTCGGGCCTGATGGATGAAAAACGTGCACTTGCTGTTGGTGAAGAAAAAATTAAAGAGGCCTTAGGCGAAATGCTGATCCAGATGCCTGTGTATCGCTATTATCACTATGAATTTCCATTATCGCCTGAAGATTCATCCAAAATCAAGGATTTATTGTTGCCCGTTATGGTGCATCCTGAATTAGGTGAAGCAGGTAAGTTTCTGGAAGAAGTGTTTTTGATTAATCCAGCTAGAAAAGACAACGCGTATAACCAAAAGCTACAGGCTTTTTATCAGCGTTGCATGCAATTTACAGGACCGCTAATGGCAAAAGGGGTAGAAGATACCCTAATGTTTACCTACAACCGTTTTGTAGGGCATAGCGAGGTTGGCGATGCTGCCGATGCTTTTGGAATTACTGCTGAAGAATTTCATCAGGATATGATCCAGCGGCAATTAAGCTGGCCTTTATCCATGAACGGCAGTTCGACACATGATACCAAAAAAGGAGAGGATATACGCGCCAGGTTAAATGTACTAACCGACATTCCAAACCGCTGGGCCAAGGTTGTGCACGAACTATTGCAATTAACTGCAGCGCTCCAGGCCAAAACACCATCCTTTAAGTGGCTGCACCAAAACGACATTTACCTCATTATTCAAACTACTTTAGGTGCTTTGACCATGCCGGGTATTGTAGAGGATGACATTCATGAGCGATTGGGCCAGTACATAGAAAAAGCGCTTAGAGAAGCCAAAAAACGTTCTGATTGGGCCGAACCTGATGAGGATTATGAAAATAAATTAAAAGAATTTGCCCAGCTTTTGATCAGTGATGGAAGTGAAGGTTATCAAATATTAACTGCTTTTTTAGCCGAAATTGCTGATTTCGCTATTGTTAACAGTTTAACGCAACTGTTATTAAAATTTACCTGTCCAGGTATTCCGGATATTTATCAGGGAACTGAACTTTGGGATTTAAGCCTGGTTGACCCTGATAACCGCAGGGCAGTAGATTATGAAAGAAGTGCTGATTTAATGGCTGATCTGCAAAATTCAACAACTAAAAGCCTTTGGCAGGAGCGTTATTCTGGAAAAATAAAATTGTGGCTCACCAAAACGTTATTAAAGGTTCGAACAGAAAATCACCTGATTCTTGAAGAAGGAGATTACGTTCCTCTAACCGTTAGGGGTAAGTACAGTAAAAATATTTTCGCTTTCGCCCGTAAACTGGATCAGCAATGGATTGTTGTAGCTGTTCCATTGGGCCTGGCCTCGCTTACTAAAAATATTGCTGATAAAGCTTTTGATTGGCTTGATACGGAAATTATTTTACCTAAAAATGCACCAACCAGCTGGCGCGATTTATTGTCTGCGCAAACGTTTTCCAAAGATCTCTTGAATGAAGGGATTCAGGTCAATCAATTGTTTGCAGAAATCCCTCTGGCTATCATCGCACTCAAACACAGGCAGCCAGAGCGGTCGGCAGGTATATTAATGCACATTACTTCTTTGCCTTCCTCTTTTGGAATTGGAGATCTTGGTACCGATGCAAAAAACTTTGTAGATTTTCTTTCTGCTTCGAAACAACGCTACTGGCAGATTTTGCCGCTCAATCCAACCAAGGCAGAAAATGGACATTCGCCTTATTCAAGTAATTCGGCCATGGCAGGTAATGTATTGTTGATCAGTCCGGAGTTGTTGATACAGGATGGACTGCTCACGTCAAAAGAAATGGAAAACGCTGCCCTTCCATCTAATGAGCAGGTAGATTTTAAAGCAGTAGAAAAATCGAAAGCTGAATTATTGAATAAAGCTTATCAACGTTTTTTAAAAACAACAGATCCCATTTTGCAAAAGCTGTATAAAGATTTCTGTAGCAAAGAGAAAGACTGGCTTAACGATTTTGCGATTTATGTGGCTATTAAACAACATCACCAGCATTTAGAATGGTACCATTGGCCTGATGAATTTAAGAAAAACGACCATGAAACAGTTGAAAGATTTATTAAGAAAAACGCCAGCGAAATCGATGAAATTAAATGGCAGCAGTTTATCTTTTATAAACAGTGGGCGCAACTGAAACAATATGCCAACCAGAATGGGGTGGATATTATTGGCGATCTTCCATTTTATGTAGACCGCGACTCAGTTGAAGTTTGGGCTCATCCGGAACTGTTTAAATTGGATGCTGATCTCAATCCGGAACGAGTTGCTGGTGTTCCACCTGATTATTTTAACGAAAAGGGACAGCTTTGGGGCATGCCAGTTTTTAACTGGGAAAATATAAAAGCGGACGGTTATGCCTGGTGGGTGAAACGTTTGAAGAAAAATATTGAGCTTTTTGATTTGCTCCGACTCGATCATTTCAGGGCTTTTTCTTCCTATTGGGAAATTCCGGCAGGAGATACTGACGCCACAAATGGTAAATGGGTACAAGGTCCCGGAACTGCATTTTTCAAAACAATTGAAAACGCACTGGGCGAGTTACCCTTTATTGCAGAAGATTTAGGCGAAATATCTGATGATGTTGAAATTTTGCGGAACGAACTGAAATTTCCAGGCATGAAAGTGCTACAGTTTTCGTTTGGAGAAGATCTTTTGGCCTCGCCCCACATTCCGCATAATTTCGATTCTGTAAATAGTATCGTATATAGCGGAACACATGATAATAACACCATTAAGGGTTGGTTTATAGCAGAAATGAATAGCAAAGCCCGAGAAAGGTTAAATCTCTACTCAGGCGCTAGGGTGAACGAAAATAATGTAAACGGAACAATCCTGAGGATGGTTTATGCTTCAATTGCTAAAATAGCGATCTTACCCATTCAGGATATTTTAAGCTTAAGTGAAGATGCCCGGATGAATACTCCTGGGAGCATGGAAAACAATTGGTTGTGGCGTTTAAAATCAGAAAATTTAACGGTTGAGGTTATAAACTGGCTTAAAAAGCAGACAGAAATGTACGGCAGGGCTATTTAA
- a CDS encoding ABC transporter permease: MFKLNLKIAFRNLMRNKSYALINILGLSIGMTSCILIFIFIQFQLSYDKHFKDADRIFRFVTDWKYNNFDDYSAGVPLPFALAAKEELTGIEKIGRISRNSGVVLVRNGDGTEHFKAVKDVYFTEADLFDILQVKWLFGKPTQSLSEPNTTVISEKIAKAFFGSAQQAIGKSFTFWNSIQLRVVGVIADMPSSSSIPLEIMISYPTFYGYKNQDWDSVSTYNECFVLLKPGASMAVFEQSLERMNNKYLKQKKLAGNQRSHLQALSDIHFSERYNNFADTNITKKEVYGLAIIGLFLMVTACINFINLATAQSVNRSKEVGVRKVMGAMRRQLVIQFLAETTTITVISMLLACIFSELMLPFLSHLFKGEVSLSLFTDPNVFVFLFSLVVVVSFLAGFYPAMIISGFSPALAIKNKVRIQSGNLSLRMILIVVQFSITIVLIIATVVVIKQMQYVREKPLGFKKEAVVLLNFPGDSASMSHQQLFREKLLHIPGVEKQSYFVRPPLSGTMNTTNFYVDGRENKDFEVRLSPSDEHYFDLFGLQFLAGKVYGKSDTANAYIANETFVKKIGITNSQLALGKIISQNGRTGPIVGVVKDFNDQSLKEKISPMVFYQEKRQYYSMGLELDAKQIMPAMKEIENLWKSSFPNEVYDAKFMDNDIDKYYESDRITGLLFRIFAGVIMFISFIGLFGLVSFVAAQRTREMAIRKVLGATTVELVKMLNSSFIRMVFVANLVAWPLAYILANKWLSGFAYRTSMGLWPFMLAMLTSMALTLITVSFRSYRAAKANAIDALKYE; the protein is encoded by the coding sequence ATGTTTAAATTAAACCTGAAGATTGCTTTTAGAAACCTGATGAGGAATAAATCTTATGCCCTCATCAATATCTTAGGCCTATCTATCGGAATGACCAGTTGTATTCTGATTTTTATTTTTATCCAGTTTCAACTGAGTTACGATAAACATTTTAAAGATGCCGATCGCATATTCAGGTTTGTAACCGACTGGAAATACAATAATTTTGATGATTACTCAGCAGGGGTACCTTTGCCTTTTGCCCTGGCAGCTAAAGAAGAGCTTACAGGCATAGAGAAGATTGGAAGGATTTCGCGCAATAGCGGCGTGGTGCTGGTGCGCAATGGCGATGGTACCGAACATTTTAAAGCGGTAAAGGATGTTTATTTTACAGAGGCTGATTTATTTGATATCTTACAGGTGAAATGGCTTTTTGGGAAACCAACCCAATCACTCTCAGAGCCCAATACCACAGTTATTTCAGAGAAAATAGCAAAAGCTTTCTTTGGTTCTGCCCAACAGGCCATTGGTAAAAGTTTTACCTTTTGGAATTCCATTCAGCTCAGGGTAGTTGGAGTAATTGCCGATATGCCGAGCAGTAGTAGCATTCCACTGGAAATTATGATCAGTTATCCAACTTTTTATGGTTATAAAAATCAGGATTGGGATTCGGTAAGTACTTATAACGAATGTTTTGTATTGTTAAAACCAGGCGCTTCTATGGCTGTATTTGAACAGTCGTTAGAGAGGATGAACAATAAATATCTAAAGCAAAAAAAGCTTGCCGGCAATCAGCGCAGCCATCTTCAGGCGTTATCTGATATTCATTTTAGCGAACGTTATAACAATTTTGCTGATACAAATATTACCAAAAAAGAGGTTTACGGCCTGGCAATTATAGGTCTGTTTTTAATGGTTACGGCCTGCATCAATTTTATTAACCTGGCAACCGCACAGTCGGTTAACCGTTCAAAAGAAGTGGGTGTACGTAAAGTGATGGGAGCCATGCGCAGGCAACTAGTAATTCAATTTTTAGCCGAGACTACAACCATAACAGTGATTTCTATGCTTTTGGCCTGTATCTTCTCAGAGCTGATGTTGCCTTTTCTATCGCACCTCTTTAAAGGAGAGGTGTCATTATCTCTATTTACGGATCCCAATGTTTTTGTGTTTTTGTTTTCTCTGGTTGTAGTGGTTAGCTTTTTGGCAGGATTTTATCCGGCAATGATTATTTCGGGTTTTAGTCCGGCTTTAGCCATTAAAAATAAAGTGCGTATCCAATCAGGGAATTTAAGTTTGAGAATGATATTGATTGTGGTACAATTTAGCATTACCATTGTACTTATTATTGCCACGGTTGTCGTCATTAAGCAAATGCAATATGTGAGAGAGAAACCACTCGGCTTTAAAAAAGAGGCTGTAGTGCTGCTTAATTTCCCCGGAGACAGTGCGAGCATGAGCCATCAACAATTGTTCAGGGAGAAATTGCTCCATATTCCAGGCGTAGAGAAACAAAGCTATTTTGTAAGACCGCCACTTTCGGGTACGATGAACACCACAAATTTTTATGTGGATGGCAGGGAAAATAAAGATTTCGAAGTGCGTTTAAGTCCAAGTGATGAACATTATTTCGATCTGTTTGGATTGCAGTTTTTAGCAGGGAAAGTTTATGGAAAAAGTGATACAGCGAATGCCTATATCGCAAACGAGACTTTTGTAAAGAAAATCGGTATTACCAATTCACAATTAGCACTTGGTAAAATAATTTCTCAGAATGGAAGAACTGGCCCCATAGTTGGTGTGGTGAAAGATTTTAACGACCAATCGCTTAAAGAAAAAATATCGCCAATGGTTTTTTACCAGGAAAAGAGGCAATACTATAGTATGGGACTTGAGCTTGATGCTAAACAGATTATGCCGGCCATGAAAGAGATAGAAAACCTATGGAAAAGCAGTTTTCCTAATGAAGTATACGATGCGAAATTTATGGATAATGATATTGATAAATATTACGAATCAGATCGTATTACAGGTCTTTTATTCAGGATATTTGCAGGCGTAATTATGTTTATCTCGTTCATAGGGCTATTCGGACTGGTTTCTTTTGTTGCAGCTCAGCGTACGCGTGAAATGGCCATAAGGAAAGTGCTTGGCGCTACAACAGTAGAATTGGTAAAAATGCTCAACAGCTCCTTTATCAGGATGGTTTTTGTTGCTAATCTGGTTGCCTGGCCATTGGCTTACATTCTGGCGAATAAGTGGTTATCAGGTTTTGCATACCGCACTTCAATGGGGCTTTGGCCTTTTATGTTGGCCATGCTAACGTCAATGGCGTTAACATTGATTACAGTAAGTTTCAGATCTTACCGCGCGGCAAAAGCAAATGCAATAGATGCACTTAAATATGAGTAA
- a CDS encoding NAD(P)H-dependent oxidoreductase — MKTLIIITHPDMKNSIVNERWVEELLKFPDQFYVHQLYEAYPDEKIDVTAEQKLIEQYDKIVFQFPYYWFNAPAMLKKWMDEVLTHGWAYGSKSGYKVGGKKIALAISLGVDEQELSNNGIYKYPLEELTRPFELSFEYVKADYRPFFAYYGIEYNSSEEWIEKSVPLYLDFLNHL; from the coding sequence ATGAAAACATTAATTATTATAACCCATCCGGATATGAAAAATTCAATTGTGAATGAGAGATGGGTTGAGGAACTGCTTAAATTTCCAGATCAATTTTATGTTCATCAGTTGTACGAAGCTTATCCTGATGAAAAAATCGATGTTACAGCAGAACAAAAATTGATTGAACAATATGATAAAATTGTATTCCAGTTTCCCTACTACTGGTTTAATGCTCCAGCAATGCTTAAGAAATGGATGGACGAGGTTTTAACGCATGGATGGGCTTATGGGAGCAAAAGCGGTTACAAAGTTGGCGGGAAGAAAATTGCCCTGGCGATTTCACTAGGTGTTGATGAGCAGGAACTTAGTAACAACGGAATTTATAAATACCCTTTAGAAGAACTTACCAGACCTTTCGAGCTTTCGTTTGAGTATGTTAAAGCAGATTATAGGCCATTTTTTGCTTATTATGGAATAGAATACAATTCATCGGAAGAATGGATTGAAAAAAGTGTACCGCTTTACCTGGATTTTTTGAATCATTTATGA
- a CDS encoding cation diffusion facilitator family transporter, with the protein MAEATNEQIAIKATYFSIIGNTSLALIKGAAGIFGNSYALIADAIESTADIFSSVLVLFGIKYSNRPADENHPYGHGRAEPLITFLVVGFLITSATIIAYESIENIQTPHGLPKPFTLFILGAIIIWKEISFRLVMKRSKETNSSSLKADAWHHRSDAITSVAAFIGISVALFMGKGYESADDWSALFAAGFILYNCYHIFRPALGEIMDENLYEDIIEEIRKVSTTVQGISGTEKCFIRKSGMKYHVDLHALVDGSLSVRAGHELAHKLQDTLHHDIPELGNILIHIEPSGHHD; encoded by the coding sequence ATGGCGGAAGCAACAAATGAGCAAATAGCAATCAAGGCAACTTACTTTAGTATCATCGGTAACACCTCTTTGGCCCTCATTAAAGGCGCAGCCGGAATTTTTGGAAATTCTTATGCCCTTATCGCAGATGCTATTGAATCAACTGCCGATATTTTTTCGTCAGTTTTAGTGCTCTTCGGGATCAAATACTCCAACCGTCCCGCCGATGAAAACCACCCTTACGGTCATGGCAGGGCAGAACCTTTAATCACATTTTTAGTCGTTGGTTTTTTAATCACTTCAGCCACCATAATTGCTTACGAGAGTATCGAAAACATACAGACCCCTCATGGTTTGCCCAAACCCTTTACCTTATTTATTCTTGGCGCAATCATCATCTGGAAGGAAATTTCTTTCCGCCTGGTGATGAAGAGGAGCAAAGAAACCAACAGTTCATCCTTAAAGGCAGATGCCTGGCATCATAGAAGCGATGCCATTACCTCCGTTGCCGCTTTTATCGGCATTTCGGTGGCCTTGTTTATGGGTAAAGGTTATGAGTCTGCAGATGATTGGTCGGCCTTGTTTGCGGCAGGTTTTATCCTGTATAACTGTTACCATATTTTCAGACCAGCTTTGGGCGAGATAATGGATGAAAACCTCTATGAAGATATCATTGAAGAAATCAGAAAGGTTTCTACAACCGTTCAGGGTATTTCGGGCACCGAAAAATGTTTTATCCGTAAATCAGGCATGAAATACCATGTTGATCTCCATGCATTGGTTGATGGCAGTCTTTCGGTTAGGGCAGGCCACGAACTTGCCCATAAACTTCAGGATACGTTGCACCACGATATTCCTGAACTGGGCAATATTTTGATCCATATTGAACCTTCAGGGCATCATGATTAA